A single genomic interval of Spirosoma linguale DSM 74 harbors:
- a CDS encoding histidine kinase (PFAM: ATP-binding region ATPase domain protein; Two component regulator three Y domain protein; Two component regulator propeller; response regulator receiver; histidine kinase A domain protein~SMART: ATP-binding region ATPase domain protein; histidine kinase A domain protein; response regulator receiver~KEGG: sde:Sde_0667 response regulator receiver domain-containing protein) → MFFRFFLPVLYGLIALQLAHAQSYTTRFSHLTTDEGLSQNNVTCILQDKRGFMWFGTRDGLNKYDGYTFTLYQNVPQKSTSLSNSYVHTVFEDTQGRLWVGTDEGGLSLFDSDTEVFTNFQHLPGVKNSLSHNKVMAITQDAQGYLWVGTAGGGLDKFDPRHKTFTHYTHQAAKPGSLSDNNISSLFIDRAGTLWVGTDGGGLDRFDKTSGLFTHYRHSPTDDRSLSHDQVTTCFEDTQGRFWVGTEGGGLNRLDRATGQFTRYQHPSDYPAQLPQNNVMVLAEDNDHTIWIGTQNGGIDLLHKDGSFTHYRYDKDDTGGLNNGSIYAMYRDRVGAMWVGTYSGGVNKIDALPLKFKLYQHTRGSTNNLTNNNILAIREDGRGDLWLGTDGGGICVLKKGMSVFTAYQDKRRSASLFGRNYVLAIYEDSDKRIWTGNYKGGLCLFDRASNTFIQKGDFDQLSISVILEARNGIFWLGTFEDGLIRYDRRTGATTRYRANPSQPGQLNYHTVTTLWEDKTGKIWIGTEGGGINVFYPDKNRFTQYQYERQNPRSLSNNMVTSLFESSTGQLWVGTNGGLNKFDAQSQTFTAYGRSKGIANDVIQGILEDRRGTLWLSTNKGLTAFNPKTYKVRNFDSSDGLQGSSFNRSAMFRSHGGQFFFGGLSGLNSFYPDSLGYNPFVPPVYITDFQIFNKPVYVGDKGAPLVKAITATHDITLNYDQTVLSFGFSALNYSFPGKNQYAYKLENFDKDWTLAGTKRTATYTNLDPGDYVFRVRASNNDGVWNNTGTYVNLHIVPPFWQTWWFRGLLLLTLLGILYTVYQVRVHTIRQQKITLQNQVQERTREVTKQKQELEEQAVHLQILNEKLEQQYGRLAQQSVLEQQARLEAETANKAKSVFLATMSHEIRTPLNGVIGMTALLEDTPLSEEQREYAHTIRSCGESLLGVINDILDFSKIESGKMELEQQPIELRSCLEEVLDMFAGKAGQTGLDLIYQIDPLVPPQILGDSLRLRQILINLVGNAVKFTHQGEVMVGVQLVAVRPDQAVELAFTVRDTGIGIPGSKIGQLFKAFSQVDSSHSRQYGGTGLGLIISQRLIELMGGVIRVESEVGKGTAFRFTLVCQTGEEKKPAAYGPQSAIAGKSVLIVDDNGASQSALRTQLECWHLRPTLAGSGREALVIIAQHGPFDLIIIDQQMPEMDGIELAGEIKRSYPTIPLILLSWVGDQRRKKHADLFSGMITKPIHYNHLGQSVQQALTPQENTSLQPTDRSKSAYKVDFARQYPLQILIAEDNPINVKLLVRVLNKLGYSPTVANNGQEVLSRLHEGFDLILMDIQMPEMDGLEATRLIRQQAIRQPWIIALTADAMLEDRELCLAVGMNDYMSKPPVLSQLTKALQQVSLMSHGRDVTV, encoded by the coding sequence ATGTTTTTTCGTTTCTTCTTACCAGTCCTGTACGGGTTAATTGCTTTGCAATTGGCCCATGCGCAGTCCTATACTACACGTTTTTCGCATTTAACAACTGACGAAGGCCTTTCACAAAATAATGTAACCTGTATTTTACAGGATAAGCGTGGCTTTATGTGGTTTGGTACCCGCGATGGATTGAATAAGTACGACGGTTATACCTTTACCCTGTATCAGAACGTCCCGCAAAAGAGTACAAGCCTAAGCAATAGTTATGTACATACCGTCTTTGAAGATACTCAGGGGCGTTTGTGGGTTGGAACCGACGAAGGTGGGTTAAGCTTATTTGATAGCGACACCGAAGTTTTTACCAATTTTCAGCATTTACCCGGTGTTAAAAACAGTCTTAGCCATAATAAGGTGATGGCTATAACCCAGGATGCACAGGGCTATCTGTGGGTAGGTACTGCGGGTGGAGGTCTGGATAAATTTGACCCCCGGCATAAGACGTTTACGCATTATACACATCAGGCCGCAAAGCCAGGTAGTCTCAGCGACAACAATATCAGCTCGCTCTTCATCGACCGTGCCGGAACGCTCTGGGTCGGTACGGATGGGGGCGGTTTAGATCGCTTCGATAAGACATCCGGCCTTTTTACCCATTATCGACATAGCCCAACTGACGACCGCTCGTTAAGCCATGATCAGGTGACTACCTGCTTTGAAGACACGCAGGGCCGATTCTGGGTAGGGACGGAGGGGGGCGGTTTGAACCGGCTCGACCGTGCAACGGGGCAGTTTACACGGTATCAGCATCCATCGGATTACCCGGCTCAACTTCCTCAGAACAATGTCATGGTTCTGGCTGAAGATAATGACCACACAATCTGGATTGGAACGCAGAATGGGGGTATCGATCTCCTGCATAAGGACGGTTCATTTACCCACTACCGATACGATAAGGACGATACCGGCGGTTTGAACAACGGTTCTATTTATGCCATGTATCGGGATCGGGTAGGAGCTATGTGGGTTGGTACCTACTCTGGAGGAGTGAATAAGATCGACGCGCTCCCGCTCAAGTTCAAATTGTATCAACATACCAGGGGGAGTACCAATAATCTAACAAACAATAATATCCTTGCTATTCGGGAAGATGGGCGCGGAGATTTATGGCTGGGTACGGACGGCGGAGGAATTTGTGTGTTGAAAAAAGGCATGTCCGTTTTTACGGCCTATCAGGATAAACGCCGAAGTGCTTCGTTGTTTGGGCGTAATTACGTACTGGCCATTTATGAAGACTCGGACAAACGAATCTGGACGGGCAATTACAAAGGGGGGCTATGTCTGTTTGATCGTGCCAGCAATACGTTTATACAGAAGGGTGATTTTGACCAGTTAAGCATCAGTGTTATTCTGGAAGCCCGGAATGGCATATTTTGGCTGGGAACATTTGAGGATGGGCTTATACGCTACGACAGACGGACAGGAGCCACTACCCGGTATCGGGCTAACCCCTCGCAGCCCGGGCAGCTCAACTACCATACGGTTACTACACTTTGGGAGGATAAGACCGGGAAAATCTGGATAGGAACGGAAGGGGGGGGGATAAATGTATTCTATCCGGACAAAAACCGGTTTACCCAGTACCAGTATGAGCGGCAGAATCCCCGAAGCCTGAGCAACAACATGGTGACCTCCCTGTTCGAAAGTTCAACGGGGCAGCTTTGGGTAGGTACGAACGGGGGGCTCAACAAGTTCGATGCCCAGTCGCAAACGTTTACTGCCTACGGTAGGTCGAAAGGGATAGCCAACGATGTGATTCAGGGAATTCTGGAAGACAGGCGCGGAACGTTATGGCTTAGTACGAACAAGGGCTTGACGGCCTTTAATCCAAAAACGTATAAAGTCCGCAATTTCGACTCCAGCGATGGCTTGCAGGGGAGTTCATTTAACCGGTCGGCTATGTTCAGGAGTCATGGCGGACAATTCTTTTTTGGCGGGCTAAGCGGTCTTAACAGTTTTTACCCGGATAGTTTAGGCTACAATCCATTTGTGCCGCCGGTTTATATTACGGACTTCCAGATTTTCAACAAACCGGTCTATGTCGGGGATAAGGGGGCACCATTGGTAAAGGCAATCACGGCAACCCACGATATTACCCTCAACTACGATCAAACGGTGCTGTCCTTTGGTTTTTCCGCCTTAAACTATTCATTTCCCGGCAAAAATCAGTACGCTTATAAACTCGAAAACTTTGATAAGGACTGGACTCTGGCGGGTACGAAACGTACGGCAACCTATACCAACCTTGATCCGGGAGACTACGTTTTTCGGGTAAGAGCGTCGAATAATGATGGCGTCTGGAACAATACCGGAACGTACGTAAATCTGCACATTGTCCCTCCGTTCTGGCAAACCTGGTGGTTTAGGGGCTTGCTGCTTCTTACCCTGCTAGGTATACTGTACACAGTCTATCAGGTACGGGTTCATACGATCAGGCAGCAGAAAATAACCTTGCAAAACCAGGTTCAGGAGCGAACCCGTGAGGTAACCAAGCAAAAACAGGAACTGGAAGAACAGGCCGTTCATTTACAGATACTGAATGAAAAATTAGAACAGCAGTACGGAAGACTGGCCCAGCAATCGGTGCTGGAGCAACAGGCAAGGCTCGAAGCCGAAACGGCCAATAAAGCTAAAAGCGTGTTTCTGGCTACGATGAGCCACGAAATTCGTACCCCGTTAAATGGGGTGATCGGTATGACGGCGCTCCTGGAAGATACTCCCTTGTCGGAAGAGCAGCGGGAATATGCTCATACCATTCGCAGTTGTGGCGAGAGTTTGTTAGGGGTCATCAATGATATTCTGGATTTCTCTAAAATTGAATCCGGCAAGATGGAACTGGAGCAGCAACCCATCGAATTGCGGTCCTGCCTGGAAGAAGTCTTGGATATGTTTGCCGGTAAAGCCGGACAAACGGGGCTCGATCTGATCTATCAGATTGACCCGCTTGTTCCCCCCCAAATTCTGGGTGATAGCCTGCGTTTGCGGCAGATTTTGATCAATCTGGTAGGCAACGCCGTTAAGTTTACGCATCAGGGCGAAGTTATGGTTGGTGTACAGCTCGTTGCTGTCCGGCCCGATCAAGCGGTTGAGTTAGCCTTTACGGTGCGTGATACGGGGATCGGTATTCCTGGTAGCAAAATCGGTCAGCTTTTTAAGGCGTTTTCTCAGGTTGATTCGTCCCACAGCCGTCAATACGGCGGCACCGGTCTGGGCCTGATTATTAGTCAGCGCCTGATTGAGTTGATGGGTGGAGTGATTCGGGTAGAGAGTGAGGTCGGGAAAGGTACTGCCTTCCGGTTTACCCTGGTTTGCCAGACGGGCGAAGAAAAAAAGCCAGCAGCCTATGGGCCGCAAAGTGCGATTGCCGGTAAGTCGGTGCTTATCGTGGACGACAACGGAGCCAGCCAGAGTGCTCTCCGCACGCAACTTGAGTGCTGGCATCTACGCCCTACTCTGGCCGGATCAGGCCGGGAAGCGCTGGTGATAATCGCTCAACATGGTCCTTTCGATCTGATTATTATCGATCAGCAGATGCCGGAAATGGATGGCATTGAACTCGCTGGAGAAATAAAACGAAGCTACCCAACTATACCACTTATTTTGCTAAGCTGGGTAGGCGATCAGCGCCGAAAAAAACATGCCGACCTGTTCTCCGGCATGATTACCAAGCCTATCCATTACAACCACCTGGGCCAGTCCGTTCAACAGGCGCTTACGCCCCAGGAGAATACGTCTCTCCAACCTACAGATCGCTCAAAATCTGCGTATAAAGTGGATTTTGCCCGTCAGTACCCCTTGCAGATACTGATTGCTGAAGATAATCCCATCAACGTAAAACTTCTGGTTCGGGTCCTCAACAAACTTGGGTATTCGCCAACTGTCGCCAATAATGGGCAGGAGGTGCTGTCGCGGTTACATGAGGGATTCGATTTGATTTTGATGGATATCCAGATGCCGGAAATGGATGGGCTGGAAGCTACCCGCCTTATCCGCCAGCAAGCCATCCGGCAACCCTGGATCATAGCCCTAACGGCCGATGCCATGCTGGAAGACCGGGAGCTGTGTTTGGCTGTGGGTATGAATGATTACATGTCGAAACCCCCCGTTCTGTCTCAATTGACAAAGGCACTACAGCAGGTGAGCCTGATGAGCCACGGACGTGATGTGACCGTATAA
- a CDS encoding hypothetical protein (KEGG: scl:sce1857 hypothetical protein) produces the protein MNVSDLKQLTMLQLFTIYLRYLIGGAFVFASIVKIQGQRFTTDSGASAPIHDAWHFFETLYQSGLYWQFLGWGQLIAGFLLMTQVLSTLGAVMFFPIILNIFVITISYYFAGTPIITFLMLLANTYLLVWDWNRLKVVVLPTQSTFVDEVYPLMRRRSWAYLGLFYACLSILAKLTLQSFLSVLLVFGIALIAGILVLIYTLKEHKRAVLSA, from the coding sequence ATGAATGTATCTGACCTGAAACAACTGACCATGCTTCAGCTTTTTACGATCTACCTGCGGTACCTCATTGGCGGAGCGTTTGTCTTTGCCAGTATCGTCAAGATTCAGGGACAGCGCTTTACTACCGATTCGGGGGCGAGCGCGCCAATTCATGACGCCTGGCATTTTTTCGAGACACTATATCAATCAGGTCTTTACTGGCAGTTTCTCGGCTGGGGACAGCTGATTGCCGGTTTTTTACTGATGACGCAGGTACTCAGTACCCTTGGAGCCGTGATGTTCTTCCCCATCATACTAAACATCTTCGTCATTACCATTTCCTATTATTTCGCCGGAACGCCCATTATTACATTCCTGATGCTACTGGCTAATACCTACCTCCTCGTGTGGGACTGGAATCGGCTCAAGGTGGTTGTCCTACCAACTCAGTCGACGTTCGTCGATGAGGTGTATCCGCTCATGAGAAGGCGAAGCTGGGCTTATCTGGGGCTTTTTTATGCGTGCCTTTCTATACTGGCCAAGCTAACACTACAGTCGTTCCTATCCGTTCTGCTGGTGTTCGGTATCGCCTTGATTGCCGGGATTCTTGTATTGATTTATACATTAAAGGAACACAAAAGAGCCGTTTTATCGGCATGA
- a CDS encoding aminotransferase class V (PFAM: aminotransferase class V~KEGG: bja:blr1280 putative isopenicillin N epimerase), translating into MATRRTFFRQTAAAATGALTLPQFLPETFANPIATADVGLKSAAQWAQDEDFWSWIKSEYTVSPNLLNLNNGGVCPQPKVVQDAHIRFYQYCNEAPSYYMWRILDQGREALRSKLADLGGCSAEEIAINRNATEGLNTVIFGLNLKAGDEVVLTKQDYPNMLNAWKQREKRDGIKLVYLDLNLPSEDDDALAEQYIRAFTPRTKVVHVTHMINWIGQVMPVRKIADAAHKRGIEVIADGAHSFALFDFKIPDLGCDYFASSLHKWLSAPFGSGMLYIRQNKIKNVWALLSNNEPDGPDIRKFESLGTRSFASEMAIGTAVDFHNSIGSARKFARAHYLKNYWMERVKDIPGVKVHTSFKPEFAGAVALFSIDGMKPSEIDGQLLNQYKIHTVGIEWENIKGVRVTPHVYHSPKDLDRLVAAITAIADKQIAIGKQKKS; encoded by the coding sequence ATGGCAACCCGCAGGACTTTCTTCCGCCAAACCGCAGCCGCAGCGACCGGTGCACTGACGCTTCCACAGTTTTTACCCGAAACGTTCGCCAACCCAATTGCCACGGCCGATGTCGGGCTAAAGTCGGCCGCTCAGTGGGCGCAGGATGAAGATTTCTGGTCCTGGATAAAGTCAGAGTACACCGTATCGCCTAATCTGCTTAACCTCAACAACGGGGGCGTTTGTCCGCAGCCGAAAGTAGTACAGGACGCGCACATCCGGTTTTACCAGTACTGCAACGAAGCGCCGTCGTACTACATGTGGCGAATTCTGGATCAGGGCCGGGAAGCCCTGCGGAGCAAGCTGGCCGATTTGGGCGGCTGTTCGGCGGAGGAAATCGCCATCAACCGGAACGCTACCGAAGGACTAAATACGGTCATCTTCGGCCTGAATCTGAAAGCGGGGGATGAAGTCGTACTCACGAAGCAGGATTACCCGAATATGCTCAATGCCTGGAAACAGCGCGAGAAACGGGACGGCATTAAGCTGGTTTACCTGGACCTGAACCTGCCCAGTGAGGACGACGATGCCCTGGCTGAGCAATACATCCGGGCGTTTACACCCCGTACTAAAGTGGTGCATGTTACGCACATGATTAACTGGATTGGGCAGGTGATGCCCGTTCGAAAGATTGCCGATGCCGCCCACAAACGCGGTATCGAAGTGATTGCCGATGGCGCTCACTCCTTCGCCTTGTTCGATTTCAAGATTCCCGACTTGGGGTGCGACTATTTTGCGAGTAGCCTGCATAAGTGGCTATCTGCCCCTTTCGGCAGCGGGATGCTGTATATCAGGCAGAATAAGATTAAAAACGTTTGGGCTTTATTGTCGAACAATGAGCCCGATGGCCCTGATATTCGGAAATTCGAAAGCCTGGGAACGCGTTCTTTTGCCTCCGAAATGGCCATCGGAACGGCGGTTGATTTTCATAATAGTATCGGCTCAGCGCGCAAATTTGCCCGTGCGCACTACCTCAAAAACTACTGGATGGAGCGGGTGAAAGATATTCCCGGTGTTAAGGTTCATACGTCTTTCAAGCCTGAATTTGCGGGAGCTGTAGCGCTGTTTTCCATCGATGGCATGAAACCCTCCGAAATAGACGGCCAATTGCTCAATCAGTACAAAATACATACGGTGGGGATTGAGTGGGAAAATATTAAAGGTGTACGGGTAACCCCCCACGTCTACCATTCGCCCAAAGATCTGGATCGGCTGGTGGCTGCGATCACAGCCATAGCTGACAAACAGATTGCCATTGGTAAGCAAAAGAAGAGCTAG
- a CDS encoding oxidoreductase domain protein (PFAM: oxidoreductase domain protein; Oxidoreductase domain~KEGG: sml:Smlt4074 putative GFO/IDH/MocA-family oxidoreductase) translates to MNQVKWGIIGCGDVTEVKSGPAFNKVPNSELVAVMRRDAQKAADYALRHQVPVWYSDADALINDPNVNAIYVATPPDSHAEYAIRAMRAGKPVYVEKPMALNAAECETMNRVSKETGVPLFVAFYRRALPYFLKVKELIDQNVIGDIRCVLIQLQQPPAITEGQIQLNWRVSPDVSGGGLFHDLASHQFDFLEYALGPIKTVSGLARNQAGLYAADDIVVANFEFESGALGTGSWCFTVNKEQRIDQTQLIGSKGKITFCFFEKFIIRVETESGLDEYTIPFPEHVQQPLIDLIVKDLRGVGKSTSTGETAARISYILDQITGH, encoded by the coding sequence ATGAATCAAGTGAAATGGGGTATTATCGGTTGCGGAGACGTGACCGAAGTGAAAAGTGGGCCTGCATTCAATAAGGTGCCCAACTCTGAATTGGTAGCGGTGATGCGAAGGGATGCCCAAAAAGCGGCCGATTATGCCCTCCGCCACCAGGTGCCCGTCTGGTACAGCGATGCCGACGCGCTCATCAACGACCCCAATGTTAACGCTATCTATGTCGCCACACCGCCCGATAGCCATGCCGAATACGCCATCCGGGCCATGCGTGCGGGCAAACCAGTCTATGTCGAGAAACCGATGGCTCTCAATGCGGCTGAATGTGAAACCATGAATCGGGTCAGCAAAGAAACGGGCGTGCCGCTCTTTGTCGCTTTTTACCGACGGGCACTACCGTATTTTCTGAAAGTAAAAGAACTCATCGACCAAAACGTTATCGGCGACATTCGATGTGTACTGATTCAGTTACAGCAGCCGCCAGCCATTACTGAAGGCCAGATTCAGCTTAACTGGCGGGTATCGCCTGATGTGTCGGGTGGGGGACTTTTTCACGATTTGGCGTCACACCAGTTCGATTTTCTGGAATATGCGCTCGGCCCGATTAAAACGGTCAGCGGCCTTGCCCGAAATCAGGCTGGACTCTATGCTGCCGACGACATCGTGGTGGCAAATTTTGAGTTTGAATCGGGTGCGTTGGGGACCGGAAGCTGGTGCTTTACGGTAAACAAAGAGCAGCGTATCGATCAAACTCAACTCATCGGCTCCAAAGGAAAAATCACGTTCTGTTTCTTCGAGAAATTTATAATTCGGGTCGAAACCGAATCGGGTCTGGATGAATACACGATCCCGTTTCCCGAACATGTTCAGCAACCCCTCATCGACTTGATCGTCAAAGACCTGCGTGGTGTTGGCAAAAGCACAAGTACTGGCGAGACGGCCGCGCGAATCAGCTACATCCTGGATCAAATAACCGGGCATTAA
- a CDS encoding Saccharopine dehydrogenase (NAD(+), L-glutamate-forming) (PFAM: Saccharopine dehydrogenase~KEGG: maq:Maqu_1467 saccharopine dehydrogenase), with protein MPTFDIIVYGATSFVGQIITRYLFEQYGIGSSVTWAIAGRSETKLLAVRKSLGEMASALPFIVADARSADELTGLCRQTKVVVSTVGPYALYGEPLIKACAETGTDYCDLTGEVHWVKRMIDRYEPLAKQTGARIVHCCGYDSIPSDMGVYYLQQQAKVRFGTTCATVTMRVKAAKGGASGGTIASVFNLVKEASTDAALRKELANPYSICPPVADKRPKQTPILSVKYDEDANAWMAPFVMAAVNERVVQRSNAFLHYHPNFTYNEAMLTGKGVVGLLASTAVTAGIGGFMMAVAARPLRGLIGRLLPKPGEGPSPEAQRTGFFVHDVYGKTDTGQTIQVRVSGDRDPGYGSTAKMIAQAGLCLAQDIAKTEKTGGFYTPATGFGDQLLNRLQAHSGLIFTVVTTD; from the coding sequence ATGCCGACCTTCGATATTATCGTTTATGGTGCCACCAGTTTTGTAGGCCAGATCATCACGCGTTACCTGTTCGAGCAATACGGTATCGGCAGCTCCGTAACCTGGGCTATTGCGGGCCGGTCGGAAACGAAACTTCTGGCGGTAAGGAAGTCTCTGGGTGAGATGGCCTCCGCACTGCCTTTTATCGTAGCGGATGCCCGGTCGGCCGACGAACTTACCGGGTTGTGCAGACAAACGAAGGTCGTCGTGTCGACGGTCGGGCCATATGCGTTGTATGGCGAACCGCTAATAAAAGCCTGCGCGGAAACGGGCACGGACTATTGCGACCTAACCGGCGAAGTGCACTGGGTGAAACGGATGATTGACCGCTACGAACCCCTGGCCAAACAAACCGGAGCCCGCATAGTGCATTGCTGCGGGTACGATTCCATCCCGTCCGATATGGGCGTTTACTACCTGCAACAACAGGCGAAAGTTCGTTTCGGCACGACCTGCGCAACGGTGACAATGCGGGTGAAAGCTGCCAAAGGTGGTGCCTCGGGGGGTACGATTGCCAGTGTGTTCAACCTGGTAAAAGAGGCCTCTACGGATGCGGCTCTGCGCAAAGAGCTGGCAAACCCCTATAGTATCTGTCCGCCGGTTGCTGATAAGCGCCCCAAACAGACGCCCATACTTTCTGTAAAATACGATGAAGATGCCAATGCCTGGATGGCTCCTTTTGTGATGGCGGCTGTTAACGAGCGGGTGGTTCAGCGCTCCAATGCGTTCCTGCACTATCACCCGAATTTTACCTACAACGAAGCCATGCTGACAGGAAAAGGTGTAGTTGGGCTGCTGGCATCTACAGCGGTAACGGCGGGTATCGGCGGGTTTATGATGGCGGTTGCAGCCCGCCCTTTACGGGGGTTGATCGGCCGCTTACTGCCCAAACCCGGCGAAGGTCCCAGCCCGGAAGCGCAACGCACCGGCTTTTTTGTGCATGATGTTTACGGCAAAACGGATACAGGTCAAACGATACAGGTACGCGTTTCCGGCGACCGTGACCCGGGGTATGGCTCAACCGCTAAAATGATCGCGCAGGCGGGGCTTTGTTTAGCACAGGACATCGCAAAAACGGAAAAAACCGGCGGCTTTTACACCCCAGCCACCGGTTTTGGCGATCAACTGCTTAACCGTTTGCAAGCTCATTCTGGCCTGATCTTTACGGTAGTGACCACGGATTAA
- a CDS encoding transcriptional regulator, PadR-like family (PFAM: transcriptional regulator PadR family protein~KEGG: pmy:Pmen_2227 PadR family transcriptional regulator): MICHLLNKPMKGTNLGEFEELVLLTIAALVNDAYSVAVCDELEKHTGRAAKLGVVHAVLNRLEEKGLVKSRMGESTNARGGKRKRYYEVTHAGKVALTHAKDVRESLWRIIPGFNLEGSI, encoded by the coding sequence ATGATTTGCCACTTATTGAATAAACCCATGAAGGGAACCAACCTGGGAGAATTTGAAGAACTAGTGCTCCTGACCATTGCGGCACTCGTCAACGACGCCTACAGCGTAGCGGTTTGCGATGAATTGGAAAAACATACGGGTCGGGCGGCAAAGCTGGGCGTTGTACATGCTGTACTAAACCGGCTGGAAGAGAAAGGACTCGTGAAAAGCCGGATGGGCGAATCGACCAATGCACGAGGGGGTAAGCGTAAACGCTATTACGAGGTAACACATGCTGGTAAGGTAGCACTGACCCACGCGAAAGATGTGCGGGAATCGCTCTGGCGGATCATTCCCGGCTTTAATCTGGAGGGGTCAATATGA